In Mangifera indica cultivar Alphonso chromosome 7, CATAS_Mindica_2.1, whole genome shotgun sequence, the genomic window cccaatatatatatatatatatatatatatatatatcatcaagtcAATGTCAACCAGAAACCTTGAGCCACTCAAAGAACAAGCTATACACACTTTTAAACATACAGACATGGACCAGAGTTTCTCCTTTTTTTCAACAAAcacattatataattacatagaATTAAATTGATCCAGCTGAAGAATGACAGGAGTTTATAATGTAACTAGTCCAACTTGTTATCAAACACTCataaaaaaaacccaacaaatGCAAtctctaaacaaaaaaattagccTGACccagttgaaaaaaaaaaaaaattcccacaAAAACTCCTCTTTCAATAGAAACACACACCAAGACTCAAATTTTATCACACAAAACTAAACGGGAGGCCAAAGAGTGTACTTCGGGCGAGTGGGAGCCGGGGCAGGAAAGCAGCTATCAATGGTTTTATTATCAGAACTTGCAGCAGAGACCACCAAACTCTTGGACTTGTGAAAGGTCTTGTTAGATATGGAGACCGAATACGAAAGAAAAGGTGAAAACTTTGAGATGGAAGGAGGGATCTTAGAGTCTGAGGAAGGTTTCAGGAAGCAGGTTGGTGACTCTAGTGTAGAAACGGCGGCCATTGGAGagcaaagaagaagaggatgagCAGAGTGTAAAAGTAAAATGTACGAATCATAGTAATaacttaataattaataatattataattaaattgatttccataaatattattaaattttgttttataatattaagGGGAATGTTTCTGGAATTGGATCACAAGTCAATTTTACAGAGGAACTAGGCCTGGGATTCAAACCCGACCcgatcaaaaatattataattttagatcttttattttattataataaaattaatatgccTATGTTAAAACATATAcccttataattatttcaaaattacaaaattttagagCGGGATTTAATATAAGCACTCATCAAATAAATCgagtttcaattaaatattagtttaatgtGCCTATGTTATAAGTTatgttcagtttgaattttaataacttaatttgatattagaatttaattaacaaacaatttaagttttgaatttgaattaagtttatttaaactcaaatattaatatgagttcgttttatgaaatatttcaatttgaaatcCCTAAAAGGTTATGTAAATGGTAAAGGGATAAGACTCTAAAATGAAGAACTTAAGTTCAAATTCTTTTTACAATACATCATacatcaagataatatttttaacttatttatatttaaaattttatttatttgataaaattgatttgaggAAATTCtgttacaaaaaataaatattgcaatccaaagtagggctggattcgagctgagccagctcgagctcgagctcggctcggctcggttcgagtccgaaacgagccgggctcagctcggctcgatcgagctagagccgggctcagctcggctcgatcgagctagagccgagcccgagctggctcgggttggctcggtatatttttttaaaattttttttatacaaaacggcgtcgttttgattcatatatatacaaaacggtgtcgttttgatataaaaaacgagtcgagccgagccgttaccgagccgaactgaaaacaagccgaactcaagccgagccgaattcgtctcgagtcgagctcgaaccgaactcgagctggccctcaaaaagccgagccgagccctgggctcggctcgaatccagccctaatccAAAGTCAAAttcaactgaaaaattagaataGAGTAAGAACTAGCCCTGTTGACAAAGTTGTGGGGTTTGTTGGAATTTcacattcaaaaattttaaaataattatttttttattatttctaaaacccGTCtgcctcttcttctcttcttctcaaCATAAGCCCCACTCCGCTACACCTCTGCGTAGACACCCACCGTCTCCTCCGTCGCTCCGATCCGGGCCGCCAGTTACTCCGACACTCCTGCACGCCCCTCTCCTCACAGTTTTGGGCCCCACCTTTGGACTACCACTTCGACCTTAAAAGCTCACACAAAGAAACGCAAAGACTGAAGACAGACATGGCGCTCTGCAGATTTCGCTCAGCTTCTTCTCTCATCTCCAAGTTTCTTCCTCCCTCCAATACGCTCCGCTCTTTCTCCTCAGGTAATCTGAATCATTTTGTATTCATAAAAATCCaatctttgaaaaatagcatccgggataaaagattttaaattttcaatattttcacagAAACTCAATcagttaaagagaaaataatgaattatatggCCCACCTCGACATAAACTCTCAAATTGGAAGTTGTATGCCGCTCGCCGCAATGCGAATCGGCACAATTATTCACAACATTGAGGTCAACCCAGGTCAAGGGGGGAAGCTGGTTCGCTCGGCGGGCAATTCAGCCAAGATTTTGAAGGAGCCCACTGGAAGGTACTGTTTGGTGAGGCTGCCTTCGGGGGATGAGAAATTGATTGACAGTAAGTGCCGGGCTACTATTGGTTCGGTGTCAAACCCGAGTCATAAGATGAAGAAGCTTAGGAAGGCAGGGCAGAGCAGGTGGCTGGGGCGAAGACCAGTGGTTAGAGGCGTGGCAATGAATCCAGTTGATCATCCTCATGGAGGAGGGGAGGGAAGAAGCAAGAGTAGTGGTAGTCATGGAAGGACTTCGCTTACACCGTGGGGAAAGCCTTGTAAGTCTGGTTACAAGACTGCTTCTCCTAAGAAGAGAAAGTAAAGGAGATTATTATGCGTTTGTTGTTTGAAGGATTTTGTTTATCGTTAATAATATTCAAGTCTAtttttggattgattttaattgtt contains:
- the LOC123221004 gene encoding 60S ribosomal protein L2, mitochondrial-like; this translates as MALCRFRSASSLISKFLPPSNTLRSFSSETQSVKEKIMNYMAHLDINSQIGSCMPLAAMRIGTIIHNIEVNPGQGGKLVRSAGNSAKILKEPTGRYCLVRLPSGDEKLIDSKCRATIGSVSNPSHKMKKLRKAGQSRWLGRRPVVRGVAMNPVDHPHGGGEGRSKSSGSHGRTSLTPWGKPCKSGYKTASPKKRK